The nucleotide sequence GCGTGCCCGCCGCGAGAGCCGACAGGTGTTGCGTCGGCTGATCGACGGCATGCTGAACGACTAGCAGCTGGCATTCGGGCGCGCTCGGCCATTCCGGCCGATACCGGCCGCGGCGAACCACGGTCGCGCGCTGCACCCGGGTGGGTACGCTAGCCCGGATCATCGGCCCACCCTGGGGGAATCAATGGCATTTCGAATCGGCATGAATATCGCGGCCTGGGTGCTGTGCGCCGGCGCGGTCGTGGGTGCGCCCCCGGTGCAGGCCGCACCCGGCGCCGTCTTGCCCCCGATCCCATCCACGGGTGGCGGGCCGATCATCGGTGGCGGTGATGAGGCTGCCCAGAGCCGCATCGCGCGACAACTCATGAGCGTGGGTAATGCCGACGTCCAAGAGGGTGATGGCGCGGACGCGGCCTCGTTCATCATGGACTCGGCGCGGGTGGCCGACTCACGCCTGGCTTCCGCGTTCGCCCCCCTGCAGCGCGCGTTGGGATGTCAGAAGGTCAACACGTCATTTGGGGCCCGTGCCTACCGGCGCAGCGATGGCGGGTGGGGTGGCGCGATGCTCGTCATCGCCGAGAGCGCTACATCGGACATGCAGGCGCTGACCGGTTGCATCCGGTCCGTCTGGCCCGCGGCAACCGCCGGTGGATCCAACGCGATGTGCGCCCACGGATGGACCTATCCGACTTCAGGGCAAGACCACCGCCCTGAGACTTACCACATCCTGCTGGCCGGCACAGCCGCCGACTTCTGTGCCAAGTTCGACGAGGACTACGCAAATTTTCTGTGCCAAGTTCGACGAGGACTACGCAAATTTCGCCACCAACTGGCCGTGAGCACTCACCGCTGGTGGTAAGCCGTCCGAAGCGGCGGGGCGTTTCACGCATCGGGCGGGGAGTCCGCCGGCACCGCCGGGGTAATGCCCGTGGCCAGACCACATCGTCGACGTCTCACCTTGTTTGCTCTGGAATCAATGTCCAATGAATATCGTGGGTGCCAGGACGTCCAAGTATGGCCAGCTGGCGCGTTCGCTTCGTGGCCACCCGCACGCCGGTTAGCTGCAGGTTTGTCGAGGATCTGGACACGTCGCGGGAGTTCGCGGCTGCGGGTTACCGCAGCATAGGTATGCCTTCGTGCTATTCATCATGTCGCGCTATGCTCACCCAATGCTTTGCTCGGAGGTGATGTTCGGTGGCGCGTAGGCGCGGATGGAATGGAGCGCCGCCGGCCTCGGACGAAGAGGCATCACGGCGCATTGTCGACACGGCGGTGAGGCTGATCGCCGAGACCGGATCCGATGTCAGTCTCGCCCAGGTCGCAGCGTCTCTGGGGGTCATCAGGCAGACGGTCTACCGCTACTATCCGACCGCAGATGCGCTCATGCGCGCGGCGGCAATCGCATCGGTGGACGGCTTTCTTGATCGGCTCACCGAAGCCGTGCGCGGCATGCGCGATCCCGCGGAGGCGATGGCCGAAGCGGTGATGTTTACGCTGCGCGACGTGGTGCGCACGCCCCATCTCGGCATTCTGATCGCGCAACCGTACGCCCACACACACCCGGAAAATCTCACCTCCGAAGAGGCACAGGTATTCGGGGTGCGGATGCTGGAGCGCTTCGACGTCGACTGGGCGGAGTATGGATTCGCCGACGAGTCGGCCAGGCACGACCTGGTGGAGTTCCTCCTGCGGGTGTTGCTGTCATTCTTTGTCGCGCCCAATGTGCCCAGCCGCTCCGATGATGAGCTGAAAAGCTTCATCAAGCGGTGGGTCGGCGGCGCCATCCTGGCGCAGAAGCGCTGACCCGGGCTGCCAATGTGGCTACGGTGAGAAGCTAAGCGCTGTAAGCCTTTTCACAGGTGGGCCTGACTGAAGAACTGCCAGATGGTGGCGGTGGCGTCCAGCGCCGTCGACGGTGGCGAGATGCCGGCGATCGTTTCCAGGACGGGTTTGGACCTGCCACCGGGCCACTGGTGGCCGGCTCCGGCCACCGAGATCAATGTGACCCTGCGTGCGTCGGCGCAGGAAGCGGATTGGGTTGTCACGACTCCGGAAGTGGTTGAGGTCGGCGGTGCGCACGCATCAATGGCGCGCCAGGTGGCATTGACCGCGGCCGCTGAGGGGCCGTCGACACGCGCACTGCCGTCGAACGAGCGGGCCACGCCCGGCCCGCCGTTGTATGGGACGCGATCGTCGGCGGTGCCGTGGATTTGCAGCACCGATGTGGGCCGCGCGTGGGCGCAATCGGTCAGCAGCGTGCCGGCCACGGGAGCGATCGCCGCGAACTTGTCCGACTGGCAACCCAACCGAAGCGCCATGATGGCACCGGCCGACATGCCGGTAGCGTAGACGCGTGCCGGATCGATCGGGGTCCGGCGCTGGATGGTCGCGACCATATCGGTGATGAATCCGACATCGTCGATGTCGAAGCTCTCCGGCGCGCCACAGCAGGTGCCGCCATTCCAGGCGCGCAGCACACCGTTGGGGTAGGCGACCACGAAACCGCCGCTGTCGGCCTGACTGTTCCAGTGGTAGTCGCGCTGGGCCTGCGCGCCATCACCAAAACCGCCGTGCAACATCACCACAAGGGGCGCCGCGCCGGTTAAGCCACGCGGACGGTACACCCGATAGATCCGGAAAATCCCGCCCGAGTTGAGGATCTGAACCGACCGTCCGGCCGGGATCGGGAAATCGGGCGTTGCCGATAGCCGCGTGCCGACTACGCAGGTGTTGGCCAAGAAGATCAAGGCGGCCAGCAGGCACACGTTGACTACCCGAGCGCATCGAACCGCCACGGCCACATGGTGACACCCAGTCGCATACTTGACAAGCATCTTGCCATTAGTGTCGTGAATGGCAGACTCGGTGTCATGCGACGTGTTCTGGATGCGGCGTGGGAGCCCACGGTGCCGGCCCTGATGCAATTGGTCGCGGCCACAACGGCTCCCCGGTTGAGGTCGGCGTTCGCCGCGGCCGGACTCGATGGGATCCGGCCGGCACAAGCGATCGGCCTCGTTCCACTGGCCGGCGGGGGCCTGCACGCTTCGGACCTGGCCGACCGGCTTGGGGTGAGCAGGCAGGCGGTGGCCCAGGCGGTAACCGCACTGGAACGCCACGGGTATGTCCTGCGGGCGCCGGACCCGGCTGACGCTCGTGCGCGAATCATCGAGTTGACGCCACGCGGCCGCCAGGCGCTTCGGGTGATGCGCGCCAACGCGCTCGATGCCCAGCGGCGGTGGCAAAAGATCCTGGGACCGCGACGATTAGGCGAGCTTCGAGAGACGCTGCAGCTCCTGCTCGATGCGGAGGCCGGGGCGTAGGGGCCGCCGGTGCTGCGGCGCGAAGGCCGTGCCGGCCACCGGGTTCAATGAAACGCGTGACTCATCCGCCGCTTGAATGCCTCGTCGAGGCGCAGGTAGGTGCTGCGCAATGGGTGCCCGGGCCAGTCGTCGCCGATCAGCTCCGCCGGTAGCAATGGGTCGCGTTGGAGGTGGCGGACCACCGCGATCGACAAGGCGAACTGGTAGCTGGAACGTTGCGCCGAAACGTCGCGGCTACTCCGGTCCAGTTCGGCATCCATCGCCTGGATGAGGGCCAGGGCATCGGCCGCCCACTCGTCGAGGGAAAACAGGCTGCTGGCCTTGTCGGCACTGATATCGGTGGCGGCGCCTTGAAAATGGATGCACTGGCGGTCCAGCACCGACCGGGAGATCGGAAGACGTTGCGGGTCAAGGTTATCCGGTCGCACCCAGACGCCTTCGCGCAACTCCGCGAGGTGCAGAGCCATGGCTGCCTTTCTGAGCTCGAGGCGATCGGCCGCGGAGCGGCGATCCAGCGAGACGACCGCCAGTTCCCAGGTTCGGTCCCAGGAGCCAACGGCTGTGTCGGCGATCCGGGACGCCTCGTCGACACGCTGCTGCCGCTCCAGCAGGTGCCCGGCGAGTGCATAGCTGCCTTCGCCGCTGGTCAGTTCGCCGCTGCTGACCATCCGCCACAGGCAGGTGCGGGCGGCGCCGTCGCTGATGCCGAACAGGGAGGCCACCGCCACCAGTTCGGCCACCGTGAGTCGGGCCTGGTCGGCGCCCAGCAATGCCGATGCGAGCACCGAACGTGCGCTGAGCGGCCGGTTGCCGATCAGCCGGCGTACTCGGGCCGCGGACTTCGGGGACACCTAACCTCCATATCACCGAATTGTTGACGCGTGATTTCTACGGTGTGATACTGGCATACGTGAGCTCGCCGACGAAGCCGTTGGTTGCCGAGGATGCGGAGATCGTCCGGCGCGTCCTTGCCCATATCGATGCCGGGACCACCGACGAGGGCGAGGCTTGGCGCGAGCCGGTCGAAAACTACGTCAGTCCAGAGCGCTTCGCCGCCGAGTTACGGTTGCTGCGCGGCATGCCGAGTGTGTTCGTGCCGTCGGCCGCGATCCCGAACAAGGGCGATCACGTGGAACGGACCGCCTTCGGGGTGCCCCTGTTCGCGGTGCGCGGCGCCGACGGGCGAGCGCGGGTGTTCCGCAATGCCTGCCGGCATCGCGGCTTTGCTCTGGTGGAGAACGCCGGATGTTCTCATGCGCTGGTGTGCCGCTACCACGGTTGGATATACCGTCTGGACGGGTCGTTGTCGCATGTCCCGCACGCGGAGGCCTTCCCCGACCTGGACATGTCCGCGCGTGGCTTGATCGAGGTGGAGAGCCACGAGGTGGACGGGCTCATCGTGATTGGTCCACTCGACCCCGTGGACGCTGGCCTGATCGAGGACGAGGGAGCGATCGGCTGGCTGACCGACGGTAGCCCCTGGCGGGCGAAGCTCGTCCCGGCCGAGCGCCTGATTGTCGTGGAATCAATGCTGCGGGAGATCAATTGGAAGGTTCTCGTAGAGCAGTTCCTAGAGGGCTACCATATCCGGTCGACCCACAAAGACACGTTCTTTCCCGTCCAGTACGACGATCTCAATGTGGTGGAGGCATTCGGGCCCAACACTCGTATCACCTTCCCGTACCGCAATATTGAACGGCTCCGAGACCGTCCTGAGCACACCTGGACCACGGGTGCCAGGGTGACGTATCTGTATCAGCTGTTCCCCAACGTCATGTTGGCGACGTTCCCGGATGTGATCGCCATGGTCGTGATCGATCCGGTGAGCGTCGATCGCACCGCCGTGACCATCTATTCGATGGTCACCCCCGATGTCGCCGAGCGTGATTCGCTCGACGCGTCGAGCAACTTGGCCGGCGCGGGCAGCTTCATCGGGCAGGGCCTCTCCGAGGACAACGAGATGTCTGAGGGCGTTCAACGTGGCCTCGCCGCCGGGGCAAACGATTTCGTCGAGTTCGGTCGGCACGAGAGCGCGGTCGGACGTTTCCATGCCACCCTCGGTAGGCGGTTGGCTCGGTTGACCTCCGCCGGGTGACGTTTCGAGGCGTCCGGGCCGAAGGCGGCTATCGTGGGCAACCGGAGGGTTCGCCGGAAAGCGATGAGAGTTCGGCAGGCGATTCCGGTGTGGCGTCCCATCGCGTCGGACTGCCCATGGATGGCGGTGCGTCCGTGATGACGCTGGTGAAGGAGCGCAACCGCAGGCTGTTGCCCACCACGAACACGCTGGAGAACGCCATCGCGGCACCGGCGAGCATCGGATTGAGCAGACCGAAAGCGGCCAACGGGAGCGCGGCGACGTTGTAGCCGAAGGCCCAGAACAGGTTGGTCTTGATGGTGTTCAGGGTCCGCCGGGAGAGCCGGATCGCGTCTGCTGCGGCACGCAGGTCGCCGCGCACCAGGGTGAGATCGGCGGCCTCGATCGCCACATCGGCGCCGGTGCCCATCGCCAGTCCCAGATCCGCGGTGGCCAACGCGGCAGCGTCGTTGACGCCGTCGCCCACCATCGCGACGATCTTGCCTTCGGACTGCAGGCGCCTGACCGCGGCAACTTTGCCCGCTGGCAGTACATCGGCGATGACCTCGTCGATACCGATCTCGTCGGCGATGTGGCGCGCCACCGTGGGGTTGTCACCGGTTAGCAGCACCGGGGTTAGCCCCAGCCGCTTGAACTCCCGAATGGCCGCAGCGCTGGTGGGTTTGACGGTGTCGGCGATCACCAGGATGGCGCGCGCCCGACCGTCCCAACCCACCGCGACCGCCGTCTTGCCCTGGCTCTCGGCCCGATCCTTGGCCGCTGCCAGGTCCGGGTCGAGGTGCTGTGCCCAGTCCGCTAGCAGGCCGGCGCGTCCAACGATGACGGCGTGCCCGTCGATAATGCCCCGAACCCCTTGACCTTCGGTGTTGGCGAAGTCCGCCGGCTCGGGCAGCGCGCCCAGTTCTGCCCTGGCGCTCTTGACGATTGCCGCCGCGATGGGGTGTTCGGAGGCGGCCTCGAGCCCGCCCGCGTAACGCAGCGCCGTTGCCCGGTCGGTGTCGGGCACGGTGATCACCTCGAGCAGGGTCATCTTGCCGGTCGTCACGGTTCCGGTCTTGTCCAGCACGATCGTGTCGACTCTGCGGGTGGACTCGAGCATTTCGGGCCCCTTGATGAGCACCCCCAGCGCGGCCGCGCGCCCGGTGCCGACCAGCAGTGCGGTCGGAGTCGCCAGTCCCAGCGCGCACGGGCAGGCGATGATGAGCACGGCCACCGCGGCGGTCAGCGCCGCGCTGACCGGATAGCCCGCGCCGAGCCACACACCCAGTGTGGTCACGGCGATGGCGATGACGATCGGCACGAATACCCCGGAGACGCGGTCGGCGAGCCGTTGCACGTCGGCTTTGCCCGATTGGGCGGCCTCGACGAGCTTGGCCATCTGCGCCAGCTGGGTGTGCTCACCGACCCGGGTGGCGCGCACCACGAGGCGCCCGCCGGCGTTTGTGGTGGCGCCGGTGACGGTGTCCCCCGGGCCGACCTCAACCGGGACGGACTCCCCGGTGAGCATCGACGCGTCCACCGCCGAAGAGCCGGCGACGACGGTGCCGTCGGTGGCGATCTTTTCGCCCGGGCGCACCACGAACTCGTCGTCGACGGTGAGTTCTTGGACGGGGACCCGGATCTCGGCGCCGTTGCGCAATACCGCTACGTCTTTGGCGCCGAGCTCGAGTAGCGCCTGCAAGGCGGCGCCCGCGCGCCGCTTGGAGCGCTTCTCGAAATACCGGCCCGCCAACACGAACGCGATCACCCCGGCGGCCACCTCGAGATAGATGTTGGATGCGCCGTCACCGGGTGTGATGGTCAGCTCGAAGGGGTGGCGCATCCCGGGTTCTCCGGCCGTACCCAGGAACAGGGCGTACAACGACCACAGGAACGCCGCGAGGGTCCCAACCGAGATCAAGGTGTCCATGGTGGCGGTGGCGTGTTTGAGATTGACCCACGCGGCTTGGTGGAAAGGTCGGCCCGCCCACACGATGACCGGCGCGGCCAGCGCCAGCGAGGCCCACTGCCAGTACCGGAACTGCAGGGCGGGCAGCATCGCCATCAGGATCACCGGGCCGGCCAGCACAATCGCGCCGACCAATCGACCGCGCAGCGACGCCAGCTCGGGGTCGACGCCGTGCGTGTCCGTTGTTGCCGCCGCCGCGGGCTGTTGCCGGTGCTGCGGCAAAGCCGCTGCGTAGCCGGCCTTCTCGACCTCGGTGATCAGGATCTGCGGGTCATACCCGGCCGGGGCAGTGACGGTGGCCCGCTCGGTCGCGTAGTTGACGGTCGCGCTGACCCCGTCGAGCTTGTTCAACTTCTTCTCGATGCGCATCGCGCATGACGCGCAGGTCATCCCGGCGATGTCCAGCTCGACGTTGCTCAGTGTGGCCGGCAAACCGGTCGTCTCGGGCATGGTGTGCTCCTTACTGATGTGTTGCCGGATGGCTGGATTGCTCTGCAGCGCAGCGCACGAACTGGGCGGTGTGCACTCGCCCGTTCACCTGGAAGTCGAGGTAGAGCAGGTAGCGGCCCGGGGTGGGCGGTTCGGTGGTGAAGGCAATCTGGGCCGGGCTAGCCGATCCGGCCGACGCCGCGCCATTCTCGGGATGTGCATGCAGATACGCCAGGTCTCCCTCGCGCAGCACCACCAGATGTCCGTATGCACCGAGGTAGGGCTGCAGGGTCGTGACCGGCTGGCCGTCCCGGGTGACGGTTGCGATCAGCCGCGACGGTGACTGGGCCGTGAACGGGCCGTCGATGGTCACGGTGAACCCGTCGGTCCGGCTGACGTTTGTCGCCGACGGTGGTGGGTCCGGGGTGAACATGCCCCCGACATTGAGCGCATATGTCAGGACCGTGGGGTTGCCGCCTTCCGGGACGAAGTCGGCGAACACCCGATAGGTACCGGCGGCGTTCCATGCCCATGGGATTGACCAGCGGCCCTCGGCGCTCATCGTGGGATGGACATGGCGAAACTCGGTGCCGTCGCTGCGAACCACGATGAGATGAAGTTTCTTGGCGTTCTCGATCGCATACTTCGTCACCGGCACGCCGCCGAGCGACTGGACCCGAAATGACAAGGTGCCCTGCACTCCGACCGCGGGTGGGGCCGCGACGTCGTCGAGCATCAGATCGCCCGCACTGAGGGACACCCCGCGCACCGGTTGCGCCCCAGCCTGGTGACCGGCGTGCCCGGACCGAGCCCAGGACGTCGAGATCGGGTGCGCAATCACCGCACCCCCGACCAGGAATGCCGCGCCGAACAACGCGGCCATGCCCGTCGCGTACAGGGCTAGTCTGGCGCGCGCGCTCATGCGACCAGAACCGCCTGGTAGCCGGCCTCGTCGATCGCACCCAACACCGTCGTCGGATCAATCGGAGCCGACCCCGCAACCAGCAGCCTGCCCGTTCGCGCGCTGACGGCGACCGTGGCGACACCCGGGATCTGGGCCACCTCGCTTCGGATGGCGGATTCGCAATGCCCGCATCGCATCCCGGCGACCTGGTACTCGCTGGTCTTCATCACTCTCCCATCTATACCCCATGGGGGTATGTAACCACCCTGTCTATATACCCCCCAGGGGGTATATCTGTCAAGGGCTTCGGGCGTGATGTTTTTCCAGCGGGTGTCCCGGGTGTGGAGCGGCTACCGGCCGGTGGCAAGGCAAATGGGCTAGCGGGTTACGTAGGCTGGGGCCGAGTTCACGTGACGCGAGGAGAACTGATGACTGTCGTGGTTGTCGATGCGGGCCCTCGTCGGGTCAGTCGTTCCGTCGAAGTGGCCGCTCCCGCGGCCGAGCTGTTCGCAATCGTTGCTGATCCGCGGCGCCACAGCGAACTGGACGGCTCCGGCACGGTTCGCGACAACATCAAGGCGCCGGTGACCCTGGTGGCCGGCACGAAGTTCTCGACAAACATGCGGATGTTCGGCGTGCCGTACCGCATCACCAGCACGGTGACCGCTCTCAAGCCCAACGAATTGGTCGAATGGCGGCATCCGGCCGGGCACCGCTGGAGATGGGAGTTCGAGTCTCTCTCGCCCACGCTCACCCGCGTCACCGAGACCTTTGATTACCACGCGGCGGGTGAGCTCAAGAACAAGCTCAAGTACTACGAGCGGATTGGCGCGTGCAAGGCCAACGCGGCCGGCATCGAAGCAACGCTGGCCAAGCTGCGTGACCGCTACGCCGCGCGATAGGTCAATAACGGCCCCCGCCGTCACTCACCGTGATGACGCGGGGTCCGCGGCGTCCCAGGGCACGACTCCCGACACCCAGTGCGTCAGTTGCTCCACCTGGTCGTTTCGGTGCAGGTGTCGTGGCGGCGTCGCGAAGGTGGAGTACGGCCGGCAGCGGATCACGACGCGGTTCTCGCGTTCGCACATCGCCTCGACGCTCGGGCGCGCCTGGGCGTCGAGCGGTTGCCCCGACATCCGGCCGGCAACGGCCATCATGACGTCGACCGCCAGCTCACGGTCCGGATCTAGCATCGCGTCGGCGTAGACCTGCAGATAGGTGAACGGCCAACGCTCGTCGAGGACGCACAAGCTGACCTTGCCGTCGCGCTCGACGACTCTGGCTTTGCCGCGCCCGGCCATGGTGGCCACCAACAGTTCGTCGTCATCGGTGGGGATGTAGTAGACGATCGACATCCCCGGGCCGTCGTTGCGCCGACGGTATCCAAACACGCACGTGCGGTGGGTGCGGACGAACTCGCGGCGCTCGGACGGCAGCATGTCGCGGTCGGTAGGTGCCGTGTAGGGCTGCGCTGACAGGGGCAGGAGCATGATGAACCATCCTTGTTCTCGGGTAGGCGGGCCAGGGGTCAGGGCTTCGTGGTGGCGGACTCGGGAATGTCGGCAACGCGGGGTAGCACCTCTTCTGCCAGCAGCCTCAGGCTGCTCCAGCCGACCTCGACAGGCAGCCCTCCGATGAGCGGGTTCATCACGACTTCCTTTCTGCCCCGTTGCAGCTGGCCGACCAGTTGGTCGGGAGTGAGGATCTGCACGTTGTCGAGGCCACGCAGCTCGGCGATCGAAGCCGCCGGTGCTTCGTTGGGGCGGGGGACACCGGCGCGCTTCCAGCCGCTGTACTCGGCGGCCTCGTTCATGATGAAACCGCCGAACCGGGACCAGGCTTCGTCGGGGTCGGCGTGCAGTAGCGTTACGGTGCTGCCGTTTTCGGGGTGGTAGACGAATCCCCGCTGGTTACGGCGGGCCAGCTCCTGGTGGTATACGGCCTCGAGTTCGGGCATCGCCATCGGTGGCGAGAACGGCAAGCCGAAGCGCGCGGCCCGGCGGGCCGCCGCAACGCTCATCCCGCCGACGAAAAGGATCGGGTGTGGATGGGTGCGCGGTTTGGGGGTGACATTGATCAGCCGGCCGTCGTATTCGAACGGATCATCGCCCCACGCCTGCAACAGCACCGAAAGGCAGTGGTCCATCAGGGCACCCCGGCGCGACCAGTCCTTGCCGGCGGCGTGGTACTCCTGGGGCCGGTAGCCCATGCCGGCCACGAAGCTGAAGCGGCCCAGGGACAGGTTGTCGAGCACGGCGATGTCTTCGGCGAGCCGAACCGGATCGTAGAGCGGGACGATCAGAGCATTGATGCTGATGCGCACGTTTCGGGTGCGTC is from Mycobacterium marinum and encodes:
- a CDS encoding TetR/AcrR family transcriptional regulator, with amino-acid sequence MARRRGWNGAPPASDEEASRRIVDTAVRLIAETGSDVSLAQVAASLGVIRQTVYRYYPTADALMRAAAIASVDGFLDRLTEAVRGMRDPAEAMAEAVMFTLRDVVRTPHLGILIAQPYAHTHPENLTSEEAQVFGVRMLERFDVDWAEYGFADESARHDLVEFLLRVLLSFFVAPNVPSRSDDELKSFIKRWVGGAILAQKR
- a CDS encoding alpha/beta hydrolase family esterase, with the translated sequence MCLLAALIFLANTCVVGTRLSATPDFPIPAGRSVQILNSGGIFRIYRVYRPRGLTGAAPLVVMLHGGFGDGAQAQRDYHWNSQADSGGFVVAYPNGVLRAWNGGTCCGAPESFDIDDVGFITDMVATIQRRTPIDPARVYATGMSAGAIMALRLGCQSDKFAAIAPVAGTLLTDCAHARPTSVLQIHGTADDRVPYNGGPGVARSFDGSARVDGPSAAAVNATWRAIDACAPPTSTTSGVVTTQSASCADARRVTLISVAGAGHQWPGGRSKPVLETIAGISPPSTALDATATIWQFFSQAHL
- a CDS encoding MarR family winged helix-turn-helix transcriptional regulator gives rise to the protein MRRVLDAAWEPTVPALMQLVAATTAPRLRSAFAAAGLDGIRPAQAIGLVPLAGGGLHASDLADRLGVSRQAVAQAVTALERHGYVLRAPDPADARARIIELTPRGRQALRVMRANALDAQRRWQKILGPRRLGELRETLQLLLDAEAGA
- a CDS encoding PaaX family transcriptional regulator C-terminal domain-containing protein → MSPKSAARVRRLIGNRPLSARSVLASALLGADQARLTVAELVAVASLFGISDGAARTCLWRMVSSGELTSGEGSYALAGHLLERQQRVDEASRIADTAVGSWDRTWELAVVSLDRRSAADRLELRKAAMALHLAELREGVWVRPDNLDPQRLPISRSVLDRQCIHFQGAATDISADKASSLFSLDEWAADALALIQAMDAELDRSSRDVSAQRSSYQFALSIAVVRHLQRDPLLPAELIGDDWPGHPLRSTYLRLDEAFKRRMSHAFH
- a CDS encoding aromatic ring-hydroxylating oxygenase subunit alpha, which produces MILAYVSSPTKPLVAEDAEIVRRVLAHIDAGTTDEGEAWREPVENYVSPERFAAELRLLRGMPSVFVPSAAIPNKGDHVERTAFGVPLFAVRGADGRARVFRNACRHRGFALVENAGCSHALVCRYHGWIYRLDGSLSHVPHAEAFPDLDMSARGLIEVESHEVDGLIVIGPLDPVDAGLIEDEGAIGWLTDGSPWRAKLVPAERLIVVESMLREINWKVLVEQFLEGYHIRSTHKDTFFPVQYDDLNVVEAFGPNTRITFPYRNIERLRDRPEHTWTTGARVTYLYQLFPNVMLATFPDVIAMVVIDPVSVDRTAVTIYSMVTPDVAERDSLDASSNLAGAGSFIGQGLSEDNEMSEGVQRGLAAGANDFVEFGRHESAVGRFHATLGRRLARLTSAG
- a CDS encoding heavy metal translocating P-type ATPase; translation: MPETTGLPATLSNVELDIAGMTCASCAMRIEKKLNKLDGVSATVNYATERATVTAPAGYDPQILITEVEKAGYAAALPQHRQQPAAAATTDTHGVDPELASLRGRLVGAIVLAGPVILMAMLPALQFRYWQWASLALAAPVIVWAGRPFHQAAWVNLKHATATMDTLISVGTLAAFLWSLYALFLGTAGEPGMRHPFELTITPGDGASNIYLEVAAGVIAFVLAGRYFEKRSKRRAGAALQALLELGAKDVAVLRNGAEIRVPVQELTVDDEFVVRPGEKIATDGTVVAGSSAVDASMLTGESVPVEVGPGDTVTGATTNAGGRLVVRATRVGEHTQLAQMAKLVEAAQSGKADVQRLADRVSGVFVPIVIAIAVTTLGVWLGAGYPVSAALTAAVAVLIIACPCALGLATPTALLVGTGRAAALGVLIKGPEMLESTRRVDTIVLDKTGTVTTGKMTLLEVITVPDTDRATALRYAGGLEAASEHPIAAAIVKSARAELGALPEPADFANTEGQGVRGIIDGHAVIVGRAGLLADWAQHLDPDLAAAKDRAESQGKTAVAVGWDGRARAILVIADTVKPTSAAAIREFKRLGLTPVLLTGDNPTVARHIADEIGIDEVIADVLPAGKVAAVRRLQSEGKIVAMVGDGVNDAAALATADLGLAMGTGADVAIEAADLTLVRGDLRAAADAIRLSRRTLNTIKTNLFWAFGYNVAALPLAAFGLLNPMLAGAAMAFSSVFVVGNSLRLRSFTSVITDAPPSMGSPTRWDATPESPAELSSLSGEPSGCPR
- a CDS encoding heavy-metal-associated domain-containing protein, translating into MKTSEYQVAGMRCGHCESAIRSEVAQIPGVATVAVSARTGRLLVAGSAPIDPTTVLGAIDEAGYQAVLVA
- a CDS encoding SRPBCC family protein, whose protein sequence is MTVVVVDAGPRRVSRSVEVAAPAAELFAIVADPRRHSELDGSGTVRDNIKAPVTLVAGTKFSTNMRMFGVPYRITSTVTALKPNELVEWRHPAGHRWRWEFESLSPTLTRVTETFDYHAAGELKNKLKYYERIGACKANAAGIEATLAKLRDRYAAR
- a CDS encoding pyridoxamine 5'-phosphate oxidase family protein, producing the protein MLLPLSAQPYTAPTDRDMLPSERREFVRTHRTCVFGYRRRNDGPGMSIVYYIPTDDDELLVATMAGRGKARVVERDGKVSLCVLDERWPFTYLQVYADAMLDPDRELAVDVMMAVAGRMSGQPLDAQARPSVEAMCERENRVVIRCRPYSTFATPPRHLHRNDQVEQLTHWVSGVVPWDAADPASSR
- a CDS encoding LLM class flavin-dependent oxidoreductase, which translates into the protein MSLLTALRLNMTNIADPAADHAQRYRAALDMAEYADHHGFTAVSAEEHHLAATGWLPSPLILAAAVAGRTRNVRISINALIVPLYDPVRLAEDIAVLDNLSLGRFSFVAGMGYRPQEYHAAGKDWSRRGALMDHCLSVLLQAWGDDPFEYDGRLINVTPKPRTHPHPILFVGGMSVAAARRAARFGLPFSPPMAMPELEAVYHQELARRNQRGFVYHPENGSTVTLLHADPDEAWSRFGGFIMNEAAEYSGWKRAGVPRPNEAPAASIAELRGLDNVQILTPDQLVGQLQRGRKEVVMNPLIGGLPVEVGWSSLRLLAEEVLPRVADIPESATTKP